The following proteins come from a genomic window of Gimesia chilikensis:
- a CDS encoding aspartate aminotransferase family protein — MSVTGHASSQETIALFDKYVIPNYGRYPISLVRGEGSYVWDAEGNRYLDLFPGWGCNILGYCPEPVVSAIQDQVSRLIHVPNTWYTEAQGRFAEFLCSRSFGKAFFCNSGAEANEGALKLARLHYDGKRPKIITCENGFHGRTFAAVTATAQPKYHAGLGPLVAGFRYAPFNDLEAITSLVDDETCAIMVEPVQGEGGVNVPDQDYLAGLRKIADEANCLLIFDEVQTSMGRTGTWFGYQQWDVQPDIMTMAKGIAGGVAAGALIATEEVAPSLRPGMHASTFGGNPLAMAAGLATGQMIEDQNLLENCHAMSDKFKQFFEQLQQELPIVREVRVKGMMIGVDLNIPSAPAVGKCMERGLLINATHDTVVRLLPALNVTAEQVEEGCELIATVLREMAEEA, encoded by the coding sequence GTGTCAGTAACGGGACATGCCAGTAGTCAGGAAACGATTGCCCTCTTCGACAAGTATGTGATCCCTAATTACGGTCGCTACCCGATCAGTCTGGTACGCGGCGAGGGGAGCTATGTCTGGGACGCGGAAGGTAACCGTTATCTCGACCTGTTTCCCGGCTGGGGTTGTAACATTCTGGGCTATTGTCCCGAACCGGTTGTCTCTGCGATTCAGGATCAGGTTTCCCGGCTGATTCATGTTCCCAACACCTGGTATACCGAAGCTCAGGGACGGTTCGCGGAATTCCTCTGTAGCCGCAGCTTTGGAAAAGCCTTCTTCTGTAACAGTGGTGCGGAAGCGAATGAAGGGGCTCTCAAGCTGGCCCGTCTGCATTATGACGGTAAGCGGCCCAAGATCATTACCTGTGAAAACGGATTCCACGGGCGGACTTTTGCTGCAGTCACCGCGACAGCGCAGCCCAAGTACCATGCCGGTCTGGGACCACTGGTTGCCGGGTTCCGTTATGCTCCGTTTAATGATCTCGAAGCGATCACCAGCCTCGTCGATGATGAAACCTGTGCGATTATGGTCGAACCGGTTCAGGGGGAAGGGGGCGTGAATGTCCCCGATCAGGACTATCTGGCCGGTCTGCGAAAAATCGCTGATGAAGCCAACTGCCTTTTGATCTTCGATGAAGTCCAGACCAGTATGGGACGGACCGGCACCTGGTTTGGTTATCAGCAGTGGGACGTTCAGCCAGACATCATGACGATGGCGAAAGGGATTGCCGGCGGTGTTGCTGCCGGGGCTCTGATTGCGACAGAAGAGGTTGCTCCCAGCCTGCGACCTGGAATGCACGCCAGCACTTTTGGCGGAAACCCCCTGGCGATGGCTGCCGGTCTGGCGACAGGACAGATGATCGAAGATCAGAATCTGCTGGAAAACTGCCATGCGATGTCCGACAAATTCAAGCAGTTCTTTGAACAGCTTCAGCAGGAACTTCCCATCGTTCGCGAAGTCCGCGTCAAAGGGATGATGATCGGCGTCGATCTGAATATCCCCTCTGCTCCCGCAGTCGGCAAATGCATGGAACGCGGCCTGTTAATCAACGCGACGCACGATACCGTCGTTCGACTGTTGCCGGCTCTGAATGTGACCGCCGAGCAGGTCGAGGAAGGCTGCGAACTGATCGCAACCGTCCTGCGTGAAATGGCCGAAGAGGCATAA
- a CDS encoding PQQ-binding-like beta-propeller repeat protein, translating into MRRINMVLVSSIMLLFTTSLASAGDWAHWRGPEHNGISRETNLVDEWSLDGKNVLWKSDIGGRSAPIVLNGRVYLNCRTHHDVTDPKDKINAQEQVVCWDAKTGKVIWKDVFNVFQTDIPSPRVGWASMVGDPETGNVYVHSVSGLFRCYSADGKVLWETSLSEDYGKISGYGGRTQTPIIDENLVIVSFLQLNWGKTAAPPPKQTYYAFDKKSGKLLWTAAPGGAPFDTNYSAPIVTVIDGVRQLIAGNADGGCYGMNARTGEKLWGFSMSKRGLNCSPVADGNLVYITHGEDNIDNVEFGRVQCIDASKRGDITETGNVWRVDGIKAGYASVLVKDGILYVVADTGQMYAFDSKNGKQLWTHNLGTVGKGSPVWADGKLYVMEVNGNIFILKPSREKCEELSHVQLLARVDKGMDEIYASPAIADGRIYFVTRDRTICIGDESLKPSSDPVPPLKEEKPVQDKIATIQLVPYEIAVPQGDKIDYQILAYDANGRFIKEVEGKLTPGPGMEQAKVDGMSVTTPSDLKSPAAGTISVQVGDATAEARLRVFPPLPWKYDFEGMKGKQVPGSWVNAFLKLQPNELDGTTAMKASPGKGRPSASVWLGPSDMSKLAPNGYTVQADVFMKEQKRKLASVGVTVNRYDLILKGNSSKLAIQSWAPHQRMAKEIRFRSDPDVWYTMKLKVEVKDGQATVKGKVWPREKPEPEEWTIETVDPHANEKGSPGLYLYRLADVYFDNVIVSEDK; encoded by the coding sequence ATGCGAAGAATTAACATGGTGCTTGTCAGCTCCATTATGCTGTTATTCACAACGTCGCTTGCCTCTGCAGGCGACTGGGCGCATTGGCGCGGTCCGGAGCATAATGGGATCTCCCGTGAAACAAACCTTGTCGACGAGTGGTCCCTCGACGGTAAAAATGTGCTCTGGAAATCTGACATCGGTGGCCGGTCAGCCCCCATCGTATTGAATGGTCGCGTTTATCTGAATTGTCGCACCCACCACGATGTCACCGACCCCAAAGATAAAATCAATGCCCAGGAACAGGTCGTCTGCTGGGACGCCAAGACCGGCAAAGTAATCTGGAAAGATGTGTTCAACGTTTTCCAGACCGATATCCCTTCTCCCCGTGTCGGCTGGGCCAGCATGGTGGGTGATCCGGAAACCGGCAACGTCTATGTGCACTCTGTCAGTGGTCTGTTCCGCTGCTACTCTGCTGATGGCAAGGTCCTCTGGGAAACATCACTGTCTGAAGACTACGGAAAGATTTCCGGTTACGGCGGACGAACCCAGACTCCCATCATTGATGAAAATCTTGTAATCGTCAGCTTCCTGCAACTCAACTGGGGTAAGACTGCCGCTCCTCCACCAAAGCAGACTTACTACGCTTTCGATAAAAAGAGCGGCAAGCTGCTCTGGACGGCCGCTCCCGGCGGTGCTCCCTTCGACACCAACTATTCAGCCCCCATCGTAACTGTCATCGACGGCGTCCGTCAGTTGATTGCCGGTAATGCCGATGGTGGCTGCTACGGTATGAATGCCCGCACCGGAGAAAAGCTGTGGGGCTTCAGCATGTCAAAACGGGGTTTGAACTGTTCTCCCGTTGCTGACGGTAACCTGGTCTACATCACCCATGGTGAAGACAACATCGATAACGTGGAATTCGGTCGGGTGCAGTGCATCGACGCTTCCAAACGGGGCGACATCACCGAAACCGGCAATGTCTGGCGTGTCGACGGTATTAAAGCCGGCTATGCCAGTGTCCTCGTCAAAGACGGAATTCTGTATGTCGTTGCTGACACCGGTCAGATGTATGCATTTGACAGCAAGAACGGCAAACAGCTCTGGACTCACAACCTCGGAACCGTTGGAAAAGGTTCTCCGGTCTGGGCAGATGGCAAACTGTATGTGATGGAAGTCAACGGAAACATCTTTATCCTCAAACCGAGCCGCGAAAAATGTGAAGAACTGTCTCACGTTCAACTGCTGGCTCGCGTCGACAAAGGGATGGATGAAATTTACGCCTCTCCCGCGATTGCTGATGGTCGAATCTATTTCGTTACGCGTGACCGTACGATCTGTATCGGCGACGAATCGCTGAAGCCGAGCAGCGATCCGGTGCCTCCTCTCAAAGAAGAAAAACCGGTTCAGGATAAGATTGCCACCATTCAACTGGTGCCTTATGAAATTGCAGTTCCCCAGGGAGATAAGATCGATTATCAAATCCTGGCCTACGATGCCAACGGCCGCTTCATCAAAGAAGTAGAAGGGAAACTGACTCCCGGTCCCGGCATGGAACAGGCGAAAGTGGATGGCATGTCGGTCACCACTCCGAGTGACCTGAAATCTCCCGCGGCAGGAACCATCTCTGTTCAAGTTGGTGATGCTACTGCCGAAGCCCGTCTGCGTGTCTTCCCGCCTCTGCCCTGGAAGTATGACTTCGAAGGTATGAAAGGGAAACAGGTACCTGGCAGCTGGGTGAATGCGTTCCTCAAACTGCAGCCAAACGAACTGGATGGCACCACGGCAATGAAAGCCAGCCCGGGTAAAGGTCGCCCCAGTGCCAGCGTCTGGCTTGGCCCCTCTGACATGAGCAAGCTGGCACCGAACGGTTACACTGTTCAGGCAGACGTGTTCATGAAGGAACAGAAACGTAAGCTGGCCAGTGTCGGCGTCACCGTAAATCGTTATGACCTGATCCTGAAAGGTAACTCGAGCAAGCTCGCAATCCAGAGTTGGGCTCCGCACCAGCGGATGGCCAAGGAAATCCGTTTCCGTTCTGATCCGGATGTCTGGTACACTATGAAGCTCAAAGTTGAGGTCAAAGATGGACAGGCAACGGTAAAAGGCAAAGTCTGGCCTCGTGAAAAACCGGAACCCGAAGAGTGGACCATCGAAACTGTCGATCCGCATGCGAATGAGAAGGGAAGCCCAGGGCTTTACCTCTACCGTCTCGCCGATGTTTACTTTGATAACGTCATTGTCTCTGAGGATAAATAA
- the hemB gene encoding porphobilinogen synthase, translating to MYPQVRMRRNRRTDWSRRLVSENQLSVNDLIWPVFIQDGENQKTEIPSMPGVHRLTIDHLVEQAAAAAELQIPALALFPATDPSKKTEGGEEAFNPENLVCRAVRALKEQNLNLGILCDVALDPYTSHGQDGLVKDGYVVNDETIDVLCQQAVVQAEAGCDIIAPSDMMDGRIGAIREALDEAGFQHVQIMAYAAKYASAFYGPFRDAVGSGTNLGTGDKRTYQMDPANSDEAMREVGLDVSEGADMVMVKPGMPYLDIVRRVKAEFEVPTYAYQVSGEFAMISAAAQNGWLDRKKCMLESLLCFKRAGADGVLTYFAKEVAEILQAG from the coding sequence ATGTATCCTCAGGTACGTATGCGGCGGAATCGTCGAACCGACTGGTCACGACGCCTGGTTTCCGAGAATCAGCTTTCAGTAAATGATCTGATCTGGCCGGTCTTTATTCAGGATGGCGAAAACCAGAAAACAGAGATTCCTTCCATGCCCGGAGTCCACCGCTTGACCATCGATCATCTGGTGGAACAGGCGGCTGCGGCCGCAGAATTACAGATCCCGGCTCTGGCACTGTTCCCTGCGACCGATCCGTCAAAGAAAACCGAAGGGGGGGAAGAAGCCTTTAATCCTGAAAACCTGGTCTGCCGGGCGGTGCGTGCTTTAAAAGAGCAGAACCTCAATCTGGGGATTCTCTGCGATGTCGCCCTGGATCCCTACACCAGTCACGGGCAGGATGGTCTCGTTAAAGATGGATACGTGGTCAATGACGAAACCATCGATGTCCTCTGTCAGCAGGCTGTAGTGCAGGCGGAAGCGGGCTGCGATATCATCGCGCCTTCAGACATGATGGATGGCCGCATTGGAGCGATTCGAGAAGCCCTCGACGAAGCTGGTTTTCAGCATGTGCAGATTATGGCGTATGCGGCGAAATATGCCTCTGCTTTTTATGGTCCGTTCCGTGATGCTGTCGGTTCTGGAACCAACCTGGGAACGGGGGACAAGCGAACCTATCAGATGGACCCTGCGAACAGCGATGAGGCGATGCGGGAAGTGGGCCTGGATGTCAGCGAAGGAGCGGACATGGTGATGGTCAAGCCGGGAATGCCTTACCTGGATATCGTCCGTCGCGTCAAAGCGGAATTTGAGGTTCCCACCTATGCTTATCAGGTGAGTGGGGAATTTGCGATGATTTCCGCCGCTGCTCAAAACGGCTGGCTGGACCGCAAAAAATGCATGCTGGAGAGCCTGCTCTGTTTCAAGCGGGCAGGGGCTGATGGTGTGTTAACCTACTTTGCTAAAGAAGTTGCGGAAATCCTTCAGGCAGGCTAG
- a CDS encoding PQQ-binding-like beta-propeller repeat protein encodes MKKILLRFALLNSFACCALLASTGCESRDAEKPEAMPETTTDLGGSAPIEEAGSTTGGAGVNVPEEKPEMKKEEPALDSDGNPVKPEAEAKPKAEEKPKADPKPEKKAEETSQTKPEEKTELVSKDTKSDAKVAGDWPMWGGDPTRNMVNKTTGISLNFKPGEGDDKGENIVWVSKLGSQTYGNPVVANGQVYVGTNNGGKYRPQHKDDLGVVLCFDEKTGDFKWQLSREKLPQGRVNDWPEQGICSTPCIEGDRVWVVTNRCELMCLDANGFYDNENDGPYKDEKDTDKTDADIIWNLDMIEDLGVFPHNLATSSPVVHGDYVFLLTSNGVDEAHLEVPAPRAPCFLAINKNTGEVIWEDNTPFDQILHGQWSSPAIGVVNGQTQVYFPGGDGWLYAFTPEGDGDGNAKLIWKFDLNPKDSKWELGGRGTRNAIISTPVFKDNSVILGVGQDPEHGEGVGHIYRIDATKKGDISPQISDGKEGWKENPNSGQIWHYGGEDTDGKLTGKKGELLYRRTMSTVGIEDGLVYAPDLSGFVHCLDFATGKRYWEYDMFAACWGSPMVVDGKVFIGNEDGMLIILKAGKEKKLLEEKTFNSSIYSTPTIANGHMFVSDRSRLYKIKVTE; translated from the coding sequence ATGAAAAAGATTCTATTACGATTTGCCCTGTTGAACTCATTTGCATGCTGTGCACTGCTGGCTTCCACAGGTTGTGAATCCCGCGATGCTGAGAAGCCGGAAGCGATGCCGGAAACAACGACAGACCTGGGTGGTTCTGCTCCGATTGAAGAAGCAGGTTCAACCACCGGTGGTGCCGGCGTGAATGTTCCGGAAGAAAAACCGGAGATGAAAAAAGAAGAACCGGCTCTGGATTCCGATGGGAACCCCGTAAAGCCTGAGGCAGAAGCCAAGCCGAAAGCCGAGGAAAAACCCAAAGCCGATCCTAAGCCAGAAAAGAAAGCTGAAGAAACCTCGCAGACCAAGCCTGAAGAAAAAACAGAGCTGGTCAGCAAGGATACAAAATCCGATGCGAAAGTCGCGGGCGACTGGCCGATGTGGGGTGGAGATCCAACCCGAAACATGGTCAATAAAACCACTGGTATCTCTCTGAATTTCAAACCCGGCGAAGGGGATGATAAAGGCGAGAACATTGTCTGGGTCTCCAAACTGGGTTCACAAACTTACGGTAACCCGGTTGTGGCCAACGGACAGGTTTATGTCGGTACCAACAACGGCGGTAAGTATCGTCCACAGCACAAAGACGACCTCGGTGTCGTACTCTGTTTCGATGAGAAAACCGGTGACTTCAAATGGCAGCTCTCGCGAGAAAAACTGCCCCAGGGTCGTGTGAACGACTGGCCGGAACAGGGGATCTGTTCAACTCCCTGTATCGAAGGAGACCGTGTCTGGGTCGTTACCAACCGTTGCGAACTGATGTGCCTGGATGCGAATGGCTTCTACGACAACGAAAATGATGGCCCTTACAAGGATGAAAAGGATACCGACAAAACAGACGCCGACATTATCTGGAATCTGGATATGATCGAAGACCTGGGTGTCTTCCCGCATAACCTGGCAACCAGTTCGCCGGTCGTCCATGGTGACTATGTCTTCCTGCTGACATCGAACGGCGTTGATGAAGCACACCTGGAAGTCCCTGCTCCACGGGCTCCCTGTTTTCTGGCAATCAACAAAAACACCGGTGAGGTCATCTGGGAAGACAACACTCCATTCGACCAGATTCTACACGGTCAATGGTCATCACCCGCCATCGGTGTGGTGAATGGTCAGACCCAGGTTTACTTCCCCGGTGGGGACGGCTGGCTGTACGCCTTCACTCCCGAAGGAGACGGCGATGGTAATGCCAAGCTGATCTGGAAATTCGACCTGAACCCCAAAGACTCCAAATGGGAACTGGGTGGTCGCGGTACCCGTAACGCGATCATCAGCACCCCGGTCTTCAAAGACAACAGTGTTATCCTGGGCGTCGGACAGGACCCGGAGCACGGTGAAGGGGTCGGTCATATCTACCGCATTGATGCCACCAAAAAAGGTGATATCAGCCCACAGATCTCTGACGGTAAAGAAGGCTGGAAAGAAAACCCGAACTCGGGCCAGATCTGGCACTACGGTGGTGAAGACACCGATGGTAAGCTGACCGGCAAGAAAGGTGAGCTGCTTTACCGACGTACAATGTCAACTGTCGGGATCGAAGACGGACTGGTTTATGCACCAGACCTGAGTGGTTTCGTACACTGCCTCGATTTCGCAACCGGTAAACGCTACTGGGAATACGACATGTTTGCCGCCTGCTGGGGATCCCCCATGGTGGTTGATGGGAAAGTATTCATTGGAAACGAAGATGGAATGCTGATCATTCTCAAAGCCGGCAAGGAAAAGAAACTGCTGGAAGAGAAGACCTTCAATTCCTCAATCTACAGTACACCCACGATCGCCAACGGACATATGTTCGTTTCTGACCGTTCCCGGCTGTACAAGATCAAAGTGACTGAATAG
- a CDS encoding ABC transporter permease, with protein sequence MSEQEERQQNISPGARLVGVVIGCVFGGIGLTLISFLWSQPFGGFHSPPLFFRIIGSLIAIPFVMVGGFTAYRSLTARGSRLTGVRATRKPSPTKKRSSYACPHCNAPIGEESDVSPHGDVKCSYCKKWFNTHSD encoded by the coding sequence ATGAGCGAGCAGGAAGAGCGCCAGCAGAATATTTCACCGGGAGCCCGTCTGGTCGGGGTCGTGATTGGCTGTGTCTTTGGCGGAATTGGTCTGACTCTGATTTCTTTTCTGTGGTCTCAGCCCTTCGGGGGATTCCATTCACCGCCTCTGTTTTTTCGCATTATTGGTTCGTTGATAGCGATTCCCTTTGTGATGGTCGGTGGCTTTACGGCTTACAGGTCACTTACCGCCAGGGGCAGCCGTCTGACGGGTGTCAGGGCAACCCGGAAACCATCCCCTACCAAGAAACGCAGCAGCTATGCCTGCCCGCACTGCAATGCGCCGATTGGGGAAGAGTCGGACGTTTCACCTCATGGGGATGTGAAGTGCAGTTACTGTAAAAAGTGGTTTAATACTCACAGTGACTGA
- the argF gene encoding ornithine carbamoyltransferase — protein MRHLVTLNDLESSEIAEIFALAQEIKDKRKQGERPQLLQGYTMTQLFEKPSLRTRLSFESAMWELGGGSSFFTCKEAGLDGRESIEDVARVIGRFSDVITMRTFSHELIEKFSQHAGSCVINALSDLSHPCQALTDLFTMQELLGDLTQQKLVYVGDGNNVAYSLANCCAKLNVPFVVSSPEGFELCSDLVATLKSNYPGLQLELEADPMKAVADATVIYTDVWASMGQEAETEKRKKIFADFQVTEGLMSAAGKQCRFMHCLPAKRGLEVTDGVVDCEQSMVFDQAENRKHLAKGLLVWLLKHSS, from the coding sequence ATGAGGCATTTAGTCACGTTAAACGATCTGGAATCGTCCGAAATCGCTGAAATCTTTGCTCTGGCGCAAGAGATCAAAGACAAGCGGAAGCAGGGTGAACGTCCTCAGTTGCTGCAGGGTTATACGATGACCCAGCTGTTTGAAAAACCCTCGCTGCGGACCCGTCTCAGTTTTGAATCAGCCATGTGGGAACTGGGCGGCGGTTCGAGTTTTTTCACTTGTAAAGAGGCGGGACTCGATGGTCGTGAGTCCATCGAAGACGTGGCCCGGGTGATCGGTCGGTTTTCAGATGTGATTACCATGCGGACCTTTTCACACGAGCTGATTGAAAAATTCTCACAGCACGCGGGAAGTTGTGTGATCAATGCCCTTTCCGATCTCAGTCATCCCTGCCAGGCGCTGACAGACCTGTTTACCATGCAGGAACTGCTCGGTGATCTGACGCAGCAGAAACTGGTCTACGTCGGCGACGGGAATAATGTGGCGTATTCGCTGGCCAACTGTTGTGCCAAGCTGAATGTGCCGTTTGTGGTCTCTTCGCCCGAGGGATTTGAACTCTGTTCGGATCTGGTTGCGACCCTTAAGAGTAATTATCCCGGCCTGCAGCTGGAACTGGAAGCTGATCCTATGAAAGCGGTTGCCGATGCAACAGTGATCTACACGGATGTCTGGGCCAGTATGGGACAGGAAGCAGAGACTGAAAAACGCAAAAAGATTTTTGCCGATTTTCAGGTAACAGAAGGCCTGATGTCCGCAGCCGGAAAACAGTGTCGCTTCATGCACTGCCTGCCCGCAAAACGGGGGCTGGAAGTAACAGACGGAGTTGTTGACTGCGAGCAGAGCATGGTCTTCGACCAGGCGGAGAATCGCAAGCACCTTGCCAAAGGGCTGCTGGTCTGGTTGCTCAAACACTCATCCTGA
- a CDS encoding YeiH family protein, protein MQDTPSAPEPEQNQDDIVVAAPRRSTWSEMRTAEDWWAIWIGGTLLVVCFLAMYFSLPADFAEQVKAAEAAGEKVSAHSPLKPWLAKPGSWTDNPVDSLFPPEKSSLLLPIGVVFLVSLIVFSIGVTAMGQKAPPFAIGFVAVFLLATLAYILTGQAVIKSYNLEYALWALMIGLVISNTIGTPNWIKPALRTELYIKSGLVIMGASVLLNRLLILGLPGIYVAWVVTPVVLISTYFFGQKFLKMESRSLNMVISADMSVCGVSAAIATAASCKAKKEELSFAIGLSLTFTVFMMIALPAVIKALGMSPILGGAWMGGTIDATGAVAAAGNLLGPEAEQVAVTIKMIQNILIGVTAFGVAVYWVSCVEGKESGIKPDAWEIWYRFPKFVLGFIAASAIFSLLYVSLPGGDVVVPAMVKESSKVFRGWFFCLAFISIGLETNFRELAKFLKGGKPLILYVCGQSLNLILTLLMAWLMFEVFYKDVVTEVFKK, encoded by the coding sequence ATGCAAGACACCCCCTCCGCTCCCGAACCAGAACAGAATCAAGATGATATTGTCGTAGCCGCTCCCCGGCGCTCGACCTGGTCTGAAATGAGAACGGCTGAAGACTGGTGGGCGATCTGGATCGGAGGAACGCTGCTGGTAGTCTGCTTTCTGGCGATGTATTTTTCACTACCCGCCGATTTCGCAGAACAGGTTAAAGCTGCGGAAGCTGCTGGCGAGAAGGTGAGTGCACACAGCCCTCTAAAACCATGGCTGGCTAAACCGGGGTCCTGGACAGATAACCCGGTAGATTCATTGTTTCCTCCTGAGAAATCGAGTCTGCTGCTGCCGATCGGTGTCGTCTTCCTGGTCAGCTTGATTGTGTTTTCGATTGGTGTCACAGCCATGGGACAGAAAGCTCCCCCCTTCGCCATTGGTTTCGTAGCGGTCTTTCTGCTGGCCACGCTGGCATATATTCTGACCGGGCAAGCGGTGATCAAAAGTTATAACCTCGAATACGCACTCTGGGCGTTGATGATCGGTCTGGTGATCAGCAATACCATTGGCACCCCGAACTGGATTAAGCCGGCACTTAGAACTGAGTTATACATCAAATCCGGACTGGTCATCATGGGCGCCAGCGTGCTGCTCAACCGTCTGCTCATCCTGGGCCTGCCTGGTATCTATGTGGCCTGGGTCGTCACACCCGTTGTTCTGATCAGCACTTACTTTTTCGGGCAGAAGTTCCTGAAAATGGAATCCCGCTCGCTGAACATGGTGATTTCCGCGGATATGTCCGTGTGTGGTGTCTCGGCTGCGATCGCCACCGCAGCCTCCTGTAAAGCCAAGAAGGAAGAGCTCTCCTTCGCCATCGGGCTTTCATTGACGTTTACGGTCTTCATGATGATTGCCCTTCCCGCGGTGATTAAGGCGCTGGGAATGAGCCCGATTTTAGGTGGTGCCTGGATGGGGGGGACCATCGATGCAACTGGTGCGGTCGCCGCTGCAGGTAACCTGCTGGGACCTGAGGCAGAGCAAGTCGCCGTCACCATCAAGATGATCCAGAATATCCTGATCGGCGTGACCGCATTTGGCGTCGCCGTCTACTGGGTCAGCTGCGTGGAAGGTAAAGAATCCGGTATCAAACCGGATGCCTGGGAAATCTGGTATCGCTTCCCCAAATTTGTTTTAGGGTTCATCGCGGCTTCAGCGATCTTCTCGCTTTTGTATGTATCGCTTCCCGGCGGAGATGTCGTGGTGCCAGCCATGGTGAAAGAATCGTCCAAGGTCTTCCGCGGCTGGTTCTTCTGTCTGGCCTTTATCAGCATCGGACTGGAAACCAACTTCCGCGAGCTGGCGAAATTCCTCAAAGGGGGCAAGCCGCTGATTCTGTATGTCTGTGGTCAGTCTCTGAACCTGATCCTGACTCTCCTCATGGCCTGGTTGATGTTCGAAGTCTTCTACAAGGATGTTGTCACTGAAGTCTTCAAGAAGTAG
- a CDS encoding glycosyltransferase, whose amino-acid sequence MSPAIIVVPCYNEEKRLEILQFRKHVARHPEHSFLFVNDGSSDRTALILDDLHAADPDHFEVLHLSHNQGKAEAVRQGMQQALQSGVEYAGFWDADLATPLESIPDFVAQLEQMPERSMVLGARVKLLGRQIERKQLRHYLGRIFATSASTVLRLPIYDTQCGAKLFRVTRENQSLFATRFLTNWIFDVELLARSRQLEQFFGCPKLEDTVYELPLTSWRDVAGSKVKPHDFFKAFFELCTIYWRYLRPSLKSPFTQLPAQVETQSKRKAA is encoded by the coding sequence ATGTCACCTGCCATTATTGTCGTCCCCTGTTATAACGAAGAGAAACGGTTAGAGATCCTCCAGTTCCGTAAGCACGTCGCGCGGCACCCGGAGCACTCTTTTCTGTTCGTTAACGATGGTAGTTCCGATCGCACCGCGCTGATCCTGGATGACTTGCATGCTGCTGATCCCGACCACTTTGAAGTTTTACACCTCTCCCACAATCAGGGAAAGGCTGAGGCGGTCCGCCAGGGAATGCAGCAGGCATTGCAATCCGGTGTGGAATACGCAGGTTTCTGGGACGCAGACCTGGCTACCCCCCTGGAATCGATTCCGGATTTTGTCGCGCAGCTGGAACAGATGCCTGAACGATCCATGGTTCTGGGTGCCCGTGTCAAACTGCTGGGACGTCAGATCGAAAGAAAACAGCTGAGGCATTACCTGGGCCGCATCTTTGCGACATCAGCGTCTACAGTATTACGGCTCCCCATCTATGATACCCAGTGTGGCGCAAAACTGTTTCGCGTTACACGGGAAAATCAGAGTCTGTTTGCCACACGGTTTCTCACCAACTGGATCTTCGATGTGGAGCTGCTGGCACGGTCGCGGCAACTGGAACAGTTCTTTGGATGTCCCAAACTGGAAGACACAGTCTATGAACTGCCCCTGACCAGCTGGCGAGACGTGGCAGGCTCTAAAGTGAAGCCTCACGATTTTTTCAAAGCGTTTTTTGAACTCTGCACCATTTACTGGCGTTATCTGCGTCCATCTCTGAAATCGCCCTTCACTCAGCTGCCGGCTCAGGTTGAAACGCAGTCGAAGCGCAAAGCAGCATAG